The window GCCCGCGCCGCGATCTGGGCCTCGATGTGGCCGGTATCGACGCCGCTGCCGCCCTGCAGGTACTGCGCCGCTTCCTGCTGCAGCAAGCCCAGCGTGCCGGCCAGCGAACGCAGCAGGCCGGCGCTCTGCGCCGAGCGGCTGCGGTTCACCTCGCCGGCCAGGTCGAACAGCACCGACACGGCGATCGGCGTGTTGAAGTCGTCGTCCATCGCCGCCTTGAAGCGCGCGGCATGCGGGTCGGTCCAGTCGATCTCGGCCGGTGCGACCGCCGTGCCTTCCAGTGCGGTGTAGAGGCGGCGCAGGCCGCTGCGGGCATCGTCGAGCCCGGCATCGCTGAAGTTGAACGGGCTGCGGTAGTGCACCCGCAGCATGAAGAAGCGGATGGTCTCGCCGTCGTAGCGCTTGAGAATGTCGCGGATGGTGAAGAAGTTGCCCAGCGACTTGGACATCTTCTCGTTGTCGACATTGAGGAAGCCGTTGTGCATCCACACGTTGACGAAGCTGTGCCCGCTGCCCAGGTGGAAGGCGCCGTCGCTCTGCGCGATCTCGTTCTCGTGGTGCGGGAACTGCAGGTCCATGCCGCCGCCGTGGATGTCGAAGCGCTCGCCCAGCAGGGCGTGGCTCATCGCCGAGCACTCGATGTGCCAGCCGGGGCGACCCGGGCCGAACGGCGCGTCGTATTTCGCGTCGGCCGGCTCCTCGGGCTTTGCAGCCTTCCAGAGCACGAAGTCCAGCGGGTCGTCCTTGCCCTCGAGCACCGCCACGCGCTCGCCGGCGCGCAGCGCATCGATCGACTTGCCCGACAGGCGGCCGTACCCGGGGAACTTGCGCACCGAGTAGTTCACGTCGCCGCCCGGCACACGGTAGGCAAGCCCGTTGCGTTCGAGCACCTCGATCAGGCCGACCATCGCCCCCACGTACTCGGTGGCGCGCGGCTCGTGCGTCGGGGGCTCGATGCCGAGCGCCCCGATGTCCTGGTGCATCGCGGCGGTCATCTCGTCGGTCAGCTGGCGGATCGGGATGCCGCGCTCGAGCGCGCGCTTGATGATCTTGTCGTCGAT is drawn from Methylibium petroleiphilum PM1 and contains these coding sequences:
- the cysS gene encoding cysteine--tRNA ligase — translated: MSLRIHNTLTRSTEAFSPIEPGHVRMYVCGMTIYDLCHVGHARMMMAFDVVQRWLRVSGLRVTYVRNITDIDDKIIKRALERGIPIRQLTDEMTAAMHQDIGALGIEPPTHEPRATEYVGAMVGLIEVLERNGLAYRVPGGDVNYSVRKFPGYGRLSGKSIDALRAGERVAVLEGKDDPLDFVLWKAAKPEEPADAKYDAPFGPGRPGWHIECSAMSHALLGERFDIHGGGMDLQFPHHENEIAQSDGAFHLGSGHSFVNVWMHNGFLNVDNEKMSKSLGNFFTIRDILKRYDGETIRFFMLRVHYRSPFNFSDAGLDDARSGLRRLYTALEGTAVAPAEIDWTDPHAARFKAAMDDDFNTPIAVSVLFDLAGEVNRSRSAQSAGLLRSLAGTLGLLQQEAAQYLQGGSGVDTGHIEAQIAARAAAKAARDFAESDRIRDALAAQGIVLKDTPAGTTWVKA